The following coding sequences are from one Penaeus monodon isolate SGIC_2016 chromosome 21, NSTDA_Pmon_1, whole genome shotgun sequence window:
- the LOC119586273 gene encoding mitochondrial import inner membrane translocase subunit Tim8-like produces MGWFFGDSEPKTDTSSSGFDSFSSSTPDFSSSSGFDTGSSSFGDSSFGSSASSGLGLDSGPGSGGSSGDAELQSFLMLEQQKAQMQTMIHKMNDICWETCVGSPGSKLDSRTETCISNCVERFIDTSLFITNRFAQLLSKSGGMM; encoded by the exons ATGGGTTGGTTTTTCGGCGACAGTGAGCCCAAGACAGACACCTCCAGCTCGGGCTTTGATTCGTTCTCTTCTTCCACGCCggatttctcttcttcgtctggtTTTGACACCGGTTCCTCGTCCTTCGGCGATTCTTCCTTCGGGTCGTCGGCGTCGTCGGGCCTCG GGCTGGACAGTGGCCCTGGTAGTGGTGGCAGTTCTGGTGATGCAGAACTCCAAAGCTTCCTTATGCTGGAACAACAGAAGGCTCAAATGCAGACTATG ATACACAAGATGAACGACATCTGCTGGGAGACATGTGTAGGCTCCCCAGGCAGCAAACTCGATTCACGCACAGAAACCTGCATCTCTAACTGCGTGGAACGGTTTATTGACACATCTCTTTTCATCACAAACCGATTTGCACAGCTGCTCTCCAAATCAGGAGGAATGATGTGA